The Thermococcus sibiricus MM 739 DNA window TTTGCCCTTCAGCAGCAGCTTTAGGAGAGGATATTTCTCTATGTTAACTTTTAGGAGGACGCGCTTTGCATTTCTAATGTCTTCAAGAGTTGCGGTTGAACCCTCACCATCAATGGTTGAGCCTATTGGAATTCCCTTTCTTTCCGCTAGCTCTTTTAGGAACATTATCTCTTCATTTGTAAGAGAGGGCGTGAGTATTAGAGCACATTCTTTTTCTTCTAGGAACTTTTCAGCGTCTTCCCAGCTTACTGCATTTCCTTTCAGAATTGGCTGGGCGATGTCTTGGGCCCATGGCCTTTCAAAGCGACAGTAATCGCAAATGTATCCATTCCACGAGTCTTTTCTGCTTGAGGCCCTAACCAAGATGTCGTTGTAAACCTCTATGTTCATCTCGCATGCAAATGAACATCCGTTGCACACTGTCTTCACCGGCTGGGTCTTCCAAGGACCGGGTTTAACGAATGGAAGCTTTTCAGTTATTGCCCCAACAGGACAAATGTCAGTAAGTTCTCCAATGAACACTCCTTTTTGATCTTCCAATCTCTCTCCTAACTGGGGTCCAATATACGTCTTAAAGCCTCTGAACAGATAATCTACGATGCCTTCTCTGGCAATCTCATGGGTGAAATTGACACACTGGCCACAAAGAACACACTTGTTGTTATCTAGCACAACGTTGGGATGAGTCTCGTCGATTTCAAATTTGTTCTGCTCTCCTACAAATGCATCCTGTTTTGCATCATAAAGCGTTGCATATTCTCTGAGCTTACATCTAAAGACCTCCATGCACCCGCAACTCATGCACCTCTGAGCTTCTGTAAGAACTGTTTCCTCATCCATTGTTGGTTCAACTTCCTTGAAATTGCTCTTTCTAATTTCCGGGTCAAGGAGCTTTACCTTTACCCTTGGCTTTCTCTCCACATGTTCATAGTCCTTCTCAGTTACTTTCTTCCAGTGGTTGTAGGGCCTTAAGTCAAAGAGCACTCTGTAGAGGTCTTCGTCATATATAACTTCCTCAATGTGCTTTGATGGATCTAAAAGCACCTCTCTTGCTTTTTCAAGCTTGCCCTTCAAATAGAGATCTATCATAATTGCGGCTCTTCTTCCAGTTGCAATACTTTCTATAACCGTGGATGGGCCTAATACTAAATCTCCACCAGCAAAAACTCCTTCCTTATTCGTTTGGAGTGTCACTTCGTCTACGAGAACTCTCCCACGTTTTGCTTCGATGCCAATGGTTCTCAAGAACTCCTCATCACAGTATTGACCTATAGCAAGGATAACATTATCTACTTTTACTCTGAACTCTGAGCCCTCTATTGGCATCGGGCGTCTTCTACCACTTGCGTCTGGTTCGCCTAGCTTCATTTTTATGAGTTCAACTTCTTCCACTTTCTCCTTACCGATGATTTTTACGGGATTAGTGAGGAACATGAACTTAACCCCTTCCTCTTCCGCCTCTTCCACTTCTCTCGAATTTGCAGGCATTTCACTCTTTGATCTTCTATAAACCACCGTGACATCTGCTCCAAGTCTCAGTGCAGTCCTTGCAACATCCATAGCTGTATTTCCACCACCCACTACAATGACCCTCTTTCCAAGTTCAACCTTCTCCCCCATATTGACCTTTCTGAGAAATTCTGTGCCGTGAATAACACCATCAAGGTCTTCACCTTCTATCCCCATCTTCCTACTCTTCCATGCACCCACTCCAAGAAATACTGCGTCATATTGCTCTCTAAGCTCTTCCAAGGCAATATCTTTTCCCAGAGCAGTGTTGGTTTTCACCTCTATGCCCGTATTTATTACCGTCGCTATGTCTTTATCAAGCACGTCTTTCGGGAGTCTGTAAGGGGGTATACCATAACGCATCATTCCTCCGAGATGAGGCATTGCATCAAAAATTGTCACATCATGCCCCATGGTTCTCAGGTAATAGGCACATGCTAGTCCTGCAGGACCACCTCCGACAACCGCAATCCTTTTGCCGGTTGATGGGGGGATCTCTGGCATCCATGGGCCGTTTTCGAGATCATAATCAGCAGCAAATCTTTTCAATTGTCTTATAGCTAGAGGCTCCTCTACAAGGTTTCTCCTACATTCTTCCTCACAGAATGCCGGACATACTCTTCCAAGAACTGCCGGGAGGATATATTTTTCTTTCATTAATTTTACAGCTTCGTGGTATCTGCCCATAGCTATTAACGCGAGGTACCCCTGTACATCACTGTGGGCTGGACAGCCATTTTGACATGGCCCGATACAATCCCCATAGTGATCAGAAAGAATTAATTCCAAAGCAGTTTTTCTCATTTCTATTATTTCATCACTCAATGTCTCAATTGAAAGCCCTTCCATAGGTTTGAGGGTACATGAGGTTGTAATCCCTCTTGGAGTCTGTACCAAGCATAGACGACAGGAACCATATGGGTCAAAGGCCTCAGTGTAACAAAAGCCAGGCACGTGAGTTATTTCCCTGAGAAACTCGATAAGGGATTTATCTTTGGGAGCTTCAAATTCCTTTCCGTTGACAGTAATCTTGACCATCTCACTCACCCTCCTTCTTGGCATCGGTTATTTCTATTGCATTAAAGCGACACACCTCATAGCAGGTTCCGCACTTTATGCATGCCTCTTGATTTATTAAGTGTGGCTTCCCTCTTTCTCCACTGATGGCCTTCACTGGGCACATTATTGCACATGCAGTACAACCTGTGCACTTTTCGGTAATTATAACGTATTTTATGAGAGGTTTACAGACTTTAGCTGGACATCTTCCTTCTATGTGTGCTAAATACTCATCTTTAAAGTATTTTAAAGTTGTAAGAACTGGATTTGGTGCCGTTTGCCCTAGTCCACAGAGAGAGCCAGTTTTAACTAATGGTGCAAGCTTTTCAAGTTTCTCAATATCTTCCAAAGCCCCCTCGCCTTTTGTAATTTTATCAAGGAGTTCCCACATCCTCTTAGTTCCTAAACGACAGAAAGTACACTTTCCACAAGACTCCTTCACAGTGAAGTCTAAGAAGAATTTTGCAACATCAACCATGCACGTGTCTTCGTCCATAACCACCATTCCGCCACTTCCCATTATTGCACCTGTTGCAGTGACACTCTCGTAATCAACGGGAGTATTAAACAGATAATCAGGAATACATCCTCCTGACGGGCCTCCAAGCTGAACTGCCTTTATTTTCTTACCCGTTTTAGTTCCCCCTCCAATCTCATAAAGTATCTCCCTCAACGTGATACCCATCGGAACCTCTACGTTTCCACCGTGTTTGATCTTTCCAGAGAGAGCAAAAACTTTCGTGCCTTTGCTCTTTTCTGTCCCAAGAGCAGCATATGCCTCCCAGCCATGTTTTATTATCCATGGCACATTTGCCCAAGTTTCAACGTTGTTTATATTGGTTGGTCTTCCCCAAAGCCCCTTCTGAGCAGGATAAGGTGGTCTTGGTCTTGGCATTCCCCTCTTTCCTTCAATAGATGCTATCAGTGCAGTCTCCTCTCCACAAACAAAAGCACCCGCACCCTCTTTTATTACAATTTCGAAGGAAAAACCGCTTCCTAATATGTTCTCTCCCAAAAACCCTTTTTCTCTTGCCTGCTTTAATGCTATTCTGAGTCTCTTTATGGCAAGTGGATACTCCGCTCTCACATAGATAAACCCTTTTGTAGCTCCAATAGCATAAGCGCCAATAATCATCCCTTCTATAACCCTATGCGGATCTCCTTCCAACACGTTTCTGTCCATGAAAGCACCCGGGTCCCCTTCATCGGCATTGCAAACTATGTATTTTTCATCTCCTGGAGCATCTCTGGTGAACTTCCATTTAAGGCCCGTTGGAAATCCGGCCCCTCCTCTTCCCCTGAGTCCGGATTTTGTTATGAAATCTATTATCTCCTCAGGTTTCATTTTGAAAGCCTTTTTGAGAGCCTCATAACCTCCAGCTGCTATGTATTCTTCTATGTTCTCCGGATCTATGTATCCTGAATTCTCTAACACTATTTTTTTCTGCTTTACAAAATATCCATCAAAATCCCAGGTTTTTCTTTGTCCGTTTTCCCACCAGTCCTTTTTGACAACCCAATCTTCTATGGGTTTTCCGTTTATAACGTGCTCTTCTATTATTCGCGGCACTCTATCGGGTGTAACGTGACCATAGGTAATGATCTCGTTATCGGTAATAATGTCAAGAAGAGGTTCTCTGTAACACATCCCTACGCAGCCCACTATTTTGAGCTTGATGTCGAGGTTTCTCTTCTCCAGTTCTTCTTTCACAGCTTCATACGTTTCTCTAGCTCCAGCTGCAATTCCACAGGAGTTCATTCCCACAGCGATAGCCTTAATTTCAGACATTTAGCTTCCCCTCTTTGAGATTTCTAATGATTTTTCTAACCTTATCAGGCGTTAATTTTCCGTAAACCTTCTCGTTTATCATTATGACCGGAGCTAAGCTACAGCATCCCAAGCAGGCGACTCTCTCTAATGTTATTAGACCATCAACGGTTGTTTGACCTTCTTCAATCCCTACTTCTTCTCGTATAGCTTGGGAAATATTCACTGCACCATTGACGTGGCAGGCTGTGCCGTGACATATCTTTATCACGTACTTACCAAGCGGTTCAAAGCGGAATTGAGCGTAGAAAGTTGCTACTCCATAAACCCTGCTTAGTGGCACCTTTAAATATCTGGAAATCTCCTCAAGGGCCTCCTTTGGGAGATACCCAAATGTTTCTTGGGTTTTTTGCAACAATGGAATTAGAGAACTGGGATTCGGTTCGTAATGGTAGATATACTCCAATTGAATATTCATGTCCATCACCTTACATTTCTCATGATATCTTTCACATTGACGTTTATAAATGCACATTAAAGTATATGTTTGTAACGTTTGGTTAGTCACCATCTGTTTAAAAAATCCTTAAATCGAGTCTTTACAAACATAAAATTGAATAACGGATTTGGGTGGTTATCTTGCGATATGTAAAGCTATCTCAGGAAAATTTTGAGGAGTTCTTCAACTCCCTAAAAAGATGGGGCAAGTTATATGCTCCGGTGAAAAAAGGAAACATCTACTCCTTTCAGCACGTCGAGAACTCTTCGGAGATAGCCTTTGATTACACCAGAACGATGCTCCCTCTAAAGAAGTTCTTTGTGAAGCCGAGAGATGAGATGCTAAAACTTAAAGGCGGTAAATGGGAAGAAAGTAATGGAGCTGAGCCTATAATTCTCTTTGGAGTGCATTCTTGTGATATACATGGATTAGAGATACTTGACAAAGTTTATCTTGCGGAGCCGGTTGATCCATACTACAAAAGGAGAAGGGAGAACTCAATAATAATTGGCATAAGCTGTATGCCAGATGAATATTGCTTCTGCAAAAGCCTAGGAACGGATTTTGCTATGCATGGCTTTGACCTGTTTTTACATGAACTCCCGGATGGCTGGCTTGTCAGAGTCGGGAGTGTAAAGGGACATGAAATAGCTTGGGAAAATGAGGAGCTTTTTGAGAACGTAACCGAAGAAGACTTCCATCACTTTAGAGAATTTGAAGAGAAGAGAGCTAACTCCGTTAAGCGATCTTTAAATAAAGAGGGCCTAGCCGATATTCTCGATTTAGCATTTGACAGTCCAGTATGGAAGAAATACGAGAGAATTTGCCTCGGATGTGGCAACTGCAATATGGTTTGCCCAACATGCAGGTGTTACGAAGTGTGTGACCTCTGGGTAAATGCCTATGAAGCAGTAAGGGTCAGACGTTATGATTCCTGTTTTATGGAGACACATGGACTAGTGGCTGGAGGACATAACTTTAGAGCCACGCGCTTAGATAGATTCAGGCACCGCTACTACTGCAAGAACTATTTTGACCCTGAGTCCGGATTCAACTGTGTTGGATGTGGACGGTGTGATGAATTCTGCCCAGCAAAGATAGAACACGTTAAAGTTCTTGATGAAGTAAGGGAGGGATTACAATGACCTTCCAAACACATGATGCAAGGATTTTAGAGGTAAAAGAACTAACTCCAAGAGAAAAACTCTTCACTCTTCGCTTCGTTGATCCTGAAATCAACAGAAACTTCAAATACAAACCTGGACAGTTTGTCATTGTCGATATTCGTGGCTTTGGAGAATTCCCAATTAGCCTATGCTCCACTCCCACCAGAGAAGGCTATTTCCAGCTCTGTGTTAGAAGGGTCGGCAGAATGACAAAATATATGCAAGAGCTCAAAGAAGGCGATATAGTTGGCATTAGAGGCCCTTATGGCAACGGCTTTCCAATGGAGAAGATGGAAGGCTCAACTTTGATTCTGGTTGCAGGCGGATTGGGAATGGCTCCTCTGAGATCTGTCCTCTGGTATGCCTTAGATACGGGGAAATATGAGAATATATACCTCTTCTACGGCACAAAGGCCTACGAGGATATCCTCTTCAGAGAAGAGGTGATCCACCTCCTTAAGCACGGTGAAGACATGAAATGTCACGTGAAACTTGCCTATGAGGTGGAAAGTCCTTCATGTATATATCTAGAGAAGGGCTACTCACCAAGAGTTTGTAAGGGAGTTGTCACGGATCTCTTTAGAGGAGAAAACTTTGATGTAGAAAATACATATGCTTTGATATGTGGTCCTCCAGTGATGTATAAGTTTGTCATCAAGGAGCTCTTAGACAGAAAGTTATCTCCAGGGAGAATTTACATGACTCTTGAAAGGAGAATGCGTTGTGGAGTCGGCAAATGCGGGCACTGCATCGTTGGAACGAGCACCTCAATTAAGTACGTGTGCAAAGATGGTCCTGTCTTCACTTATTGGGATGCACTTTCAACTAGGGGGCTGATATGATGCTTAAGCTTGGTGTTTTTGAGCTGACCGATTGTGGGGGCTGTGCACTTAATATCCTCTTCCTCTATGAAAAACTCTTTGACTTGCTTGAGTTCTATGAAATAAAAGAGTTCCACATGGCATCGAGCTTTAAAGAACACGACACCTTAGATATTGCGATAGTAACAGGAAGTGTCTCAACTCAGAGGGATCTTGACTTGCTCCACTATGCGAGGAACCATTCTAACTACCTCATTGCATTGGGAACATGTGCTACTCATGGGGATGTTCAAGCAAGTGTCGAGGGGAAAATTAGAGATAAGCTTGAAAAAGTCTACGGCACGAAAGCAAACCCCATGAAAGCTTTGGATTCAACTCCAATAGTTCAACATGTTGCCGTTGACTATGCTATGCCGGGTTGCCCTTATGATAAGGATGAGATTTATCAGGTTCTCATGAATCTGGCCAAAGGGATTGAACCACCAACAAAGGACTATCCATTATGTGTAGAGTGCAAACTCAATGAATACGAGTGTGTTCTTGTCAAGAGGGGCATTCCCTGTTTAGGTCCGATAACACTCGGGGGATGCAATGCCATATGCGTAAAATCCCAGCTTGGGTGTATTGGATGCAGAGGGCCCATACCAAAGGAAGCCAACCCTGCGAGTGAGTTCGAAATTCTCAAGGAGCTTGGCTACGATGAAGAGTACCTCCGGAGGAAGTTCAAAACTTTTGCACGGGGTGAGCTAAGATGGTGAACATTGAGATCGAGGCCTTTACAAGGGTTGAAGGAAATGGTGGAGCAGAAATCCTCATTGAAAACGGAGAAGTGAAGGATGTTAAGGTGAAAATATTCGAAGGTCCCAGATTCTTTGAGCTTCTAACACTTGGCAGGCACTACTGGGATGTGCCTGACTTAGAGGCGAGAATATGTGCTATATGCTACCTATCCCATAGTGTCGCCTCGGTTCTTGGAATAGAGCGGGCCTTAGGCGTTAATGTTCCAGAAGAGATAACACTACTAAGAGAGCTTGGTCTTCTTGGAGAGCTAATCGAGAGTCATGCACTACACCTTTATCTCCTCGTTGCCCCAGACCTCTTCGGCTATGCAGATGCTATAAGAATGGCCAGCAAGCATGGAGAAGTCGTCAAAGAAGGAATCACTATCAAAGCATTTGGTAATTATATCCGTGAACTTCTCGGTGGTAGGGAGATCCACGGCATAAATATCAAACCTGGTGGATTTGGACGATACCCAACAATTGAAGAACTGGAACAGATAGAAAGCCAGTGTGAAGCACTTCTGAGACCTGCAAGAAGAGTCGTGAATATATTTGCAGAACAAGAACCATTGGGAGCTACGGTACAGCACTACATTGCCACCAACGAATATTTATACGGAGATAAACTGATTGCAGAGGACGGGGAGAAGTTTGATTATCTTGAGCATATCGAAGAGAAAACACTCCCCTACAGCTTTGCAAAACAAAGCCGATACAAGGGGAATATATTTATGGTCGGGGCCCTTCCCAGAGTAATGCTAAAGCATGACATGCTCACTCCAATGGCAAAGCACTTTTATGAAGAACACAAAGAGAAACTTGCAAGCGGTTATGTAAGCTTTAACAATCTGGCCCAAGCTATAGAACTTTTATATGCTCTCGAAAAAGCAAAAGAAGTTGCAAAAACACTATTAGACAAGGGCATTGAAGGAGAAAATGTCCCAATTGAACCCCAAGAGGGGGAGGGGATAGGATATGTAGAAGCTCCGAGAGGAGTGCTAGTGCACCACTACAGAATAGACGAAAAGGGGAATATAGCGTATTCCAATATAATAACGCCTACAGCCTTCAATCACGGCATTATGGAGCTCAGCCTTTACGAAGAGGCTAGGAAAAGATATGGAAGCTCAGATGAAACGACATTTCTACAGAAGCTGGAGGAGACCGTGAGGGCATTTGACCCGTGCATCTCCTGTTCTGTGCACATTGTTAGGCTTTGATTCTTTTATTTTTTAATCCAAAAAAGTTATATGTGTTGAGTTTACTACTGGATTATGGGGTGAGAGTGTGGAATCTCTTGAGGATGTCTTTAAACTCGTTGATAAAATAAAGTTTGGAGAAACTGTTCTTGTTGAGTATTATCACTCATTTATCCCCGAGATTACAACTCTTGGACTTTTATATTATGGAAGAACAAGGGGATTGCCCGTTATAATCGATGATAACTTCGATTTTCTCTACATTATCCAGAAGCACCTTGAATTTGTCGGAATTGATGAAGACTTTGGAGACGCTCTTGTCGTTAAAACTGGTGGAAAAAGGGACGTTGGAAACGTTGTTGCGAAATTGAAGTTTTCTGGTGAACCAATTATATACATGAGAAACTACGAAGAATCTTCAAAAGCAACTTTTTCAAAGGTTGAAAAGTCCATAAACATTGTACTCGGTCTTGAAAGACTATTTTCATTTGTTTCATCAATATCGGAATTCTACACCTTTGTTATTGCAATTCAATCTTTTCTTGGAAATGAAAAAAGGAAATCCTTCTATTTGGTCAATAAGGAGATTGCATCTTCAATTCCCTTTAATCCCCTTCCAGAGCTTGAAAGAATTGCAAGCACTGTAATTGAAGGTGTTCCAACCCCTACAAGCGGTGTTTTTACTTTCAAAAAAACCACAAGTTTGAATTTGCTTGGAAAGAAAATTGAAATCCCTATTGGGGTGATAAGATGGAAATGAGAAAGGAAATGCTTTTTGATGTGATGGATAAAACTCCCTTTGGCGATTTGGTCCTCATTGAGGACGAGACCTCTTACGGCTCGGTTTTGGTAGCATACGCTCTTTTGAGATACGCCCGTGAAAGGGGAATGAAAATAATGATTGACGACATTTTAGACTCTCTTTTTCTGGTAAAAAAGCATCTTGAATTCTTTGGTATTCGGGAGGATTTTTCCAATGCTATTGTTATCAAAACTGGAGGAAAGATGGATGTTGGGAATGTGATTAGAAAAATCCCCTTGGAACCAGAGTTGGTGATATATTTAAGCAGGTATGAGAGCTTGATAAACGAAATCTTTTCTATAGGCGAGTATATTAACATAATTCTCAACCCTGAGAGGCTTTTTGCTTTTGTGGAGAAACCAACCGAGTTATATATGGTAATAAACTTCATTCAAGGATTCTTAGGGAACAAGAGCAGAAAGGCATTCTACATAATAGACAAAAACATTGCTTCAACTCTCAAGTTTAATCCAATCCCCGAGTTAGAAGGAATAGCAACAACGGTGGCATATATCAGAGGAGAAAATGGGAAAGGAAAGGTCACTTTCGGGAAAACCCCCTTTATAGAGCTCTTAGACAGGGAGTTTGAAATCTCCCTTGAAAAGGTGCTCCAGTGGTGAACATGGGACTCTTTGATGTTTTCAAAAAGAGAGAAAAGGAAGTTCAGATATTTTCAAGAAAATCTGTGGGAAAGTTTAAAGTAGAAAAGACTTTTAAGATCTTCGGCAAAGAAGTTCTGGTTGGAGAGGTCATCGAGGGAGTTATCTACCCGGG harbors:
- a CDS encoding NAD(P)-binding protein, with amino-acid sequence MVKITVNGKEFEAPKDKSLIEFLREITHVPGFCYTEAFDPYGSCRLCLVQTPRGITTSCTLKPMEGLSIETLSDEIIEMRKTALELILSDHYGDCIGPCQNGCPAHSDVQGYLALIAMGRYHEAVKLMKEKYILPAVLGRVCPAFCEEECRRNLVEEPLAIRQLKRFAADYDLENGPWMPEIPPSTGKRIAVVGGGPAGLACAYYLRTMGHDVTIFDAMPHLGGMMRYGIPPYRLPKDVLDKDIATVINTGIEVKTNTALGKDIALEELREQYDAVFLGVGAWKSRKMGIEGEDLDGVIHGTEFLRKVNMGEKVELGKRVIVVGGGNTAMDVARTALRLGADVTVVYRRSKSEMPANSREVEEAEEEGVKFMFLTNPVKIIGKEKVEEVELIKMKLGEPDASGRRRPMPIEGSEFRVKVDNVILAIGQYCDEEFLRTIGIEAKRGRVLVDEVTLQTNKEGVFAGGDLVLGPSTVIESIATGRRAAIMIDLYLKGKLEKAREVLLDPSKHIEEVIYDEDLYRVLFDLRPYNHWKKVTEKDYEHVERKPRVKVKLLDPEIRKSNFKEVEPTMDEETVLTEAQRCMSCGCMEVFRCKLREYATLYDAKQDAFVGEQNKFEIDETHPNVVLDNNKCVLCGQCVNFTHEIAREGIVDYLFRGFKTYIGPQLGERLEDQKGVFIGELTDICPVGAITEKLPFVKPGPWKTQPVKTVCNGCSFACEMNIEVYNDILVRASSRKDSWNGYICDYCRFERPWAQDIAQPILKGNAVSWEDAEKFLEEKECALILTPSLTNEEIMFLKELAERKGIPIGSTIDGEGSTATLEDIRNAKRVLLKVNIEKYPLLKLLLKGKEIVEEGYEVAIIEGPAEPMDVPTLILHDGVNATGLIKAGVTGIPEAKAYVVIGNSPAISKLKGEYLILPSGLWAEKEGTVTNAFGMDLKVKKARKAHYDVKSLFNF
- a CDS encoding NADH-quinone oxidoreductase subunit NuoF, yielding MSEIKAIAVGMNSCGIAAGARETYEAVKEELEKRNLDIKLKIVGCVGMCYREPLLDIITDNEIITYGHVTPDRVPRIIEEHVINGKPIEDWVVKKDWWENGQRKTWDFDGYFVKQKKIVLENSGYIDPENIEEYIAAGGYEALKKAFKMKPEEIIDFITKSGLRGRGGAGFPTGLKWKFTRDAPGDEKYIVCNADEGDPGAFMDRNVLEGDPHRVIEGMIIGAYAIGATKGFIYVRAEYPLAIKRLRIALKQAREKGFLGENILGSGFSFEIVIKEGAGAFVCGEETALIASIEGKRGMPRPRPPYPAQKGLWGRPTNINNVETWANVPWIIKHGWEAYAALGTEKSKGTKVFALSGKIKHGGNVEVPMGITLREILYEIGGGTKTGKKIKAVQLGGPSGGCIPDYLFNTPVDYESVTATGAIMGSGGMVVMDEDTCMVDVAKFFLDFTVKESCGKCTFCRLGTKRMWELLDKITKGEGALEDIEKLEKLAPLVKTGSLCGLGQTAPNPVLTTLKYFKDEYLAHIEGRCPAKVCKPLIKYVIITEKCTGCTACAIMCPVKAISGERGKPHLINQEACIKCGTCYEVCRFNAIEITDAKKEGE
- the nuoE gene encoding NADH-quinone oxidoreductase subunit NuoE codes for the protein MNIQLEYIYHYEPNPSSLIPLLQKTQETFGYLPKEALEEISRYLKVPLSRVYGVATFYAQFRFEPLGKYVIKICHGTACHVNGAVNISQAIREEVGIEEGQTTVDGLITLERVACLGCCSLAPVIMINEKVYGKLTPDKVRKIIRNLKEGKLNV
- the shyB gene encoding NAD(P)-dependent hydrogenase/sulfhydrogenase 2 subunit beta, with product MRYVKLSQENFEEFFNSLKRWGKLYAPVKKGNIYSFQHVENSSEIAFDYTRTMLPLKKFFVKPRDEMLKLKGGKWEESNGAEPIILFGVHSCDIHGLEILDKVYLAEPVDPYYKRRRENSIIIGISCMPDEYCFCKSLGTDFAMHGFDLFLHELPDGWLVRVGSVKGHEIAWENEELFENVTEEDFHHFREFEEKRANSVKRSLNKEGLADILDLAFDSPVWKKYERICLGCGNCNMVCPTCRCYEVCDLWVNAYEAVRVRRYDSCFMETHGLVAGGHNFRATRLDRFRHRYYCKNYFDPESGFNCVGCGRCDEFCPAKIEHVKVLDEVREGLQ
- the shyC gene encoding NAD(P)-dependent hydrogenase/sulfhydrogenase 2 subunit gamma; translation: MTFQTHDARILEVKELTPREKLFTLRFVDPEINRNFKYKPGQFVIVDIRGFGEFPISLCSTPTREGYFQLCVRRVGRMTKYMQELKEGDIVGIRGPYGNGFPMEKMEGSTLILVAGGLGMAPLRSVLWYALDTGKYENIYLFYGTKAYEDILFREEVIHLLKHGEDMKCHVKLAYEVESPSCIYLEKGYSPRVCKGVVTDLFRGENFDVENTYALICGPPVMYKFVIKELLDRKLSPGRIYMTLERRMRCGVGKCGHCIVGTSTSIKYVCKDGPVFTYWDALSTRGLI
- the shyD gene encoding NAD(P)-dependent hydrogenase/sulfhydrogenase 2 subunit delta, which gives rise to MMLKLGVFELTDCGGCALNILFLYEKLFDLLEFYEIKEFHMASSFKEHDTLDIAIVTGSVSTQRDLDLLHYARNHSNYLIALGTCATHGDVQASVEGKIRDKLEKVYGTKANPMKALDSTPIVQHVAVDYAMPGCPYDKDEIYQVLMNLAKGIEPPTKDYPLCVECKLNEYECVLVKRGIPCLGPITLGGCNAICVKSQLGCIGCRGPIPKEANPASEFEILKELGYDEEYLRRKFKTFARGELRW
- the shyA gene encoding NAD(P)-dependent hydrogenase/sulfhydrogenase 2 subunit alpha, translated to MNIEIEAFTRVEGNGGAEILIENGEVKDVKVKIFEGPRFFELLTLGRHYWDVPDLEARICAICYLSHSVASVLGIERALGVNVPEEITLLRELGLLGELIESHALHLYLLVAPDLFGYADAIRMASKHGEVVKEGITIKAFGNYIRELLGGREIHGINIKPGGFGRYPTIEELEQIESQCEALLRPARRVVNIFAEQEPLGATVQHYIATNEYLYGDKLIAEDGEKFDYLEHIEEKTLPYSFAKQSRYKGNIFMVGALPRVMLKHDMLTPMAKHFYEEHKEKLASGYVSFNNLAQAIELLYALEKAKEVAKTLLDKGIEGENVPIEPQEGEGIGYVEAPRGVLVHHYRIDEKGNIAYSNIITPTAFNHGIMELSLYEEARKRYGSSDETTFLQKLEETVRAFDPCISCSVHIVRL
- a CDS encoding DUF257 family protein, producing MESLEDVFKLVDKIKFGETVLVEYYHSFIPEITTLGLLYYGRTRGLPVIIDDNFDFLYIIQKHLEFVGIDEDFGDALVVKTGGKRDVGNVVAKLKFSGEPIIYMRNYEESSKATFSKVEKSINIVLGLERLFSFVSSISEFYTFVIAIQSFLGNEKRKSFYLVNKEIASSIPFNPLPELERIASTVIEGVPTPTSGVFTFKKTTSLNLLGKKIEIPIGVIRWK
- a CDS encoding DUF257 family protein; this translates as MEMRKEMLFDVMDKTPFGDLVLIEDETSYGSVLVAYALLRYARERGMKIMIDDILDSLFLVKKHLEFFGIREDFSNAIVIKTGGKMDVGNVIRKIPLEPELVIYLSRYESLINEIFSIGEYINIILNPERLFAFVEKPTELYMVINFIQGFLGNKSRKAFYIIDKNIASTLKFNPIPELEGIATTVAYIRGENGKGKVTFGKTPFIELLDREFEISLEKVLQW